One genomic region from Hyalangium ruber encodes:
- a CDS encoding EscU/YscU/HrcU family type III secretion system export apparatus switch protein, producing MNDETEIAIALKYDKEKDSAPRVVAKGLRLKAEKIREIAKQYNIPVMKNVALANALYRIDVGNEVPEELYDAVAEVLNFVYALQQEQQAGGRR from the coding sequence ATGAACGACGAGACCGAGATCGCCATCGCGCTGAAGTACGACAAGGAGAAGGACTCCGCGCCGCGCGTGGTGGCCAAGGGCCTGCGCCTGAAGGCGGAGAAGATCCGGGAGATCGCCAAGCAGTACAACATCCCGGTCATGAAGAACGTCGCCCTGGCCAACGCCCTCTACCGCATCGACGTGGGCAACGAGGTGCCGGAGGAGCTGTACGACGCGGTGGCCGAGGTCCTCAACTTCGTCTACGCCTTGCAGCAGGAGCAGCAGGCAGGCGGCCGGCGGTAG
- a CDS encoding FHA domain-containing protein, protein MSVRLTVTQRSEAGSAAKPIEHLLDEASITLGRDKTCQVVLAQQAVSRNHARISQEGNLFFLEDLGSAYGTQINGKPLPKGEKHRLKNGDVIAIAQFDVKFTHVADVPKNIGSEKTSFVARSLVKDAMRGIASGEGPYFRVMNGPREGERIEINDAQEIIIGRDETADVIFKDDLISRRHVKLRRDWSGTHVEDLNSRNGIKVNKKKVNRKTLKDSDEIEVGNVRLLYVDPSDAAGPSVVIPEEPVDEGGGEEEEEHTQSLPAHKVSSVSKRVAKPKEEEPPKEEPPKAEEPPKEEEPPPPAEPDPLASEPPPEEPPPPEEPPPPPVMRPRPMREEPMESGTSRIGGFDVQKMVPLALMGLFALLAIGLIIALIVGA, encoded by the coding sequence ATGAGCGTCCGGCTCACCGTCACCCAGCGCAGTGAGGCCGGCAGTGCCGCCAAGCCCATCGAGCACCTGCTCGACGAGGCGAGCATCACCTTGGGCCGCGACAAGACCTGCCAGGTGGTGCTGGCGCAGCAGGCCGTGTCACGTAACCACGCGCGCATCTCCCAGGAGGGCAACCTCTTCTTCCTGGAGGACCTGGGCAGCGCCTATGGCACCCAGATCAACGGCAAGCCGCTGCCCAAGGGCGAGAAGCACCGGCTGAAGAACGGGGACGTCATCGCCATCGCGCAGTTCGACGTGAAGTTCACCCACGTGGCGGACGTGCCGAAGAACATCGGCTCGGAGAAGACGTCCTTCGTGGCGCGCAGTCTGGTGAAGGACGCGATGCGCGGCATCGCCAGCGGCGAGGGGCCCTACTTCCGGGTGATGAACGGCCCCCGCGAGGGCGAGCGCATCGAGATCAACGACGCCCAGGAGATCATCATCGGGAGAGACGAGACGGCGGACGTCATCTTCAAGGACGACCTCATCTCCCGCCGCCACGTGAAGCTGCGCCGCGACTGGTCCGGCACCCACGTGGAGGACCTGAACAGCCGCAACGGCATCAAGGTCAACAAGAAGAAGGTCAACCGCAAGACGCTCAAGGACAGCGACGAGATCGAGGTCGGCAACGTCCGCCTGCTCTATGTGGACCCCTCCGACGCGGCGGGGCCCTCGGTGGTCATCCCCGAGGAGCCGGTGGACGAGGGAGGCGGCGAGGAGGAAGAGGAGCACACGCAGAGCCTGCCGGCACACAAGGTCTCCTCGGTCTCCAAGCGCGTGGCGAAGCCGAAGGAAGAGGAGCCTCCGAAGGAGGAACCGCCCAAGGCGGAGGAGCCTCCCAAGGAGGAGGAGCCACCCCCGCCGGCCGAGCCGGATCCGCTGGCCTCCGAGCCGCCGCCCGAGGAACCGCCCCCGCCCGAGGAGCCGCCCCCGCCGCCCGTGATGCGGCCGCGCCCCATGCGCGAGGAGCCCATGGAGAGCGGGACGAGCCGGATCGGCGGATTCGACGTGCAGAAGATGGTGCCGCTGGCGCTGATGGGGCTGTTCGCCCTGCTGGCGATCGGCCTCATCATCGCGCTGATCGTCGGCGCCTGA
- a CDS encoding tetratricopeptide repeat protein produces MRLVRLLCTLPLVTAIGCLSTPAPHERALLNNELCAQQLSINDLERAEVYCDLGLEFSPQYADLWVNKGLIKLKYGKMDEAKNLFIKALRYNQEQAQAYQNLGFIYLQEGSYGKAHDNFQRALKVNPDYLEARYNLALTYMKLDKIPEARKEFNTIIAVNPNIADAHHSLGAIAYEQGKYEEAAEHIARAVQLSPDVPTFWHDYGATLMELSRFTEAKDAFGSCVNLDPKNPQCLNNLAIAQRKAALTDSALKELKDTQTAENTAPSLYVLGKQYNGQGLVAEEERTYKKCLRLDGKYAPCHYGLFEIYKEAQKKDAATIACKNFLKYGSAEEFPTETQTCEKFLADDSF; encoded by the coding sequence ATGCGTCTTGTCCGTCTCCTCTGTACCCTGCCCCTGGTCACCGCCATCGGCTGTCTGTCCACCCCCGCCCCACACGAGCGCGCGCTCCTCAACAACGAGCTGTGCGCCCAGCAGCTCTCCATCAATGATCTGGAGCGCGCCGAGGTCTACTGCGACCTGGGCCTGGAGTTCTCGCCCCAGTACGCGGACCTGTGGGTGAACAAGGGCCTCATCAAGCTCAAGTACGGGAAGATGGACGAGGCCAAGAACCTCTTCATCAAGGCGCTGCGCTACAACCAGGAGCAGGCCCAGGCCTACCAGAACCTGGGCTTCATCTACCTGCAGGAGGGCTCCTACGGGAAGGCGCACGACAACTTCCAGCGCGCCCTGAAGGTGAACCCGGACTACCTCGAGGCCCGCTACAACCTGGCCCTCACCTACATGAAGCTGGACAAGATTCCGGAGGCCCGCAAGGAGTTCAACACCATCATCGCGGTGAACCCCAACATCGCCGACGCGCACCACAGCCTGGGCGCCATCGCCTACGAGCAGGGCAAGTACGAGGAAGCCGCCGAGCACATCGCCCGCGCGGTGCAGCTCTCGCCGGACGTGCCCACCTTCTGGCACGACTACGGCGCCACCCTGATGGAGCTCAGCCGCTTCACCGAGGCGAAGGATGCCTTCGGCTCCTGCGTGAACCTGGACCCGAAGAACCCCCAGTGCCTCAACAACCTGGCCATCGCCCAGCGCAAGGCGGCCCTGACGGACTCGGCCCTCAAGGAGCTGAAGGACACGCAGACGGCGGAGAACACCGCCCCCTCCCTCTACGTCCTGGGCAAGCAGTACAACGGCCAAGGGCTGGTGGCCGAGGAGGAGCGCACCTACAAGAAGTGCCTGCGCCTGGATGGCAAGTACGCGCCCTGCCATTACGGCCTCTTCGAGATCTACAAGGAGGCCCAGAAGAAGGACGCGGCCACCATCGCCTGCAAGAACTTCCTCAAGTACGGCTCCGCCGAGGAGTTTCCCACCGAGACCCAGACTTGTGAGAAGTTCCTGGCCGACGACAGCTTCTGA
- a CDS encoding RDD family protein, with product MTPASDTLLDGNHTVLTPEYVEFRFTLAGIYSRFLAWLLDALIVIFGTSAVLIVLNLVMAFFPGVASALSIVVYFLVDWGYAITLETAWSGQTVGKRVMNLRVIQESGVRIGFYHAALRNLARPVDRLPLLYLVGGITALVSRSHQRLGDMLAGTIVVRERRLKVPSALGTSGEEGLLADPLFVARVKKLSTEEREVVLSAALRREELRLEARLQLFSALGTRLQEVLAMTKPAHLSDEKWTLLVAAALLPPPGSKRKLPGARSRAIAGA from the coding sequence GTGACGCCCGCCTCCGACACGCTCCTGGACGGAAACCACACCGTCCTTACCCCCGAGTACGTGGAGTTCCGCTTCACCCTTGCGGGCATCTACTCGCGCTTCCTCGCCTGGTTGCTGGACGCGCTCATCGTCATCTTCGGCACCTCGGCGGTGCTCATCGTCCTCAACCTGGTGATGGCCTTCTTCCCCGGCGTCGCCAGCGCGCTGAGCATCGTCGTCTACTTCCTGGTGGACTGGGGCTACGCCATCACCCTGGAGACGGCCTGGAGCGGGCAGACGGTGGGCAAGCGGGTGATGAACCTGCGCGTCATCCAGGAGAGCGGCGTGCGCATCGGCTTCTACCATGCGGCGCTGCGCAACCTCGCCCGCCCGGTGGACAGGCTGCCGCTGCTGTACCTGGTGGGCGGCATCACCGCACTGGTCTCCCGCTCACACCAGCGGCTGGGAGACATGCTCGCGGGCACCATCGTCGTGCGCGAGCGCCGGCTGAAGGTGCCCTCCGCGCTGGGCACCTCCGGAGAAGAGGGGCTCCTGGCGGACCCGCTCTTCGTCGCCCGGGTGAAGAAGCTCTCCACCGAGGAGCGCGAAGTGGTGCTCTCGGCCGCCCTGCGCCGCGAGGAGCTGCGCCTGGAGGCCCGCCTCCAGCTCTTCTCCGCGCTCGGCACCCGGCTCCAGGAGGTGCTGGCCATGACGAAGCCCGCCCACCTCTCGGACGAGAAGTGGACGCTGCTGGTGGCCGCCGCGCTGCTGCCGCCGCCGGGCTCGAAGCGAAAGCTGCCGGGAGCCCGGTCCCGCGCGATCGCCGGCGCCTAG
- a CDS encoding carboxypeptidase-like regulatory domain-containing protein yields MRTFLRGVWTFWLAAALVACSGNGSSVPDGGSDNPGGGGGSGGLEGGVVKGLVVDTQGKPLQNLKVVVENTVFLASYVFGTTGQDGRYRVEVPNGSWKVSIQMERPFQGRTYKIDLAPENPNAFAGTEGAVRNFTWKLTGPRAEQDRFYGASVNIYRVPGDEVYFERQDVELTFTPDGPLIDGSTGQAVTAKPPAGSDSVRDIALGRYVITARLAPAGQTPKPMQLRLRNTETLQDSVTAIFNTPFPDAAIHELDLELKGP; encoded by the coding sequence ATGCGCACATTCTTGAGAGGGGTATGGACGTTCTGGCTCGCCGCGGCCCTGGTGGCCTGCTCTGGCAATGGCTCGTCCGTCCCGGACGGGGGCTCGGACAACCCGGGGGGAGGAGGGGGCTCCGGGGGCTTGGAGGGCGGGGTGGTGAAGGGGCTGGTCGTCGACACCCAGGGCAAGCCCCTGCAGAACCTCAAGGTCGTGGTGGAGAACACGGTCTTCCTCGCCTCATACGTCTTCGGGACGACGGGGCAGGACGGGCGCTACCGGGTCGAGGTGCCCAACGGGAGCTGGAAGGTCTCCATCCAGATGGAGCGCCCGTTCCAGGGCCGCACCTACAAGATCGACCTGGCCCCCGAGAACCCCAACGCGTTCGCGGGCACGGAAGGCGCGGTGCGCAACTTCACCTGGAAGCTGACGGGCCCTCGCGCCGAGCAGGATCGGTTCTACGGGGCCTCGGTGAACATCTACCGGGTGCCGGGGGACGAGGTGTACTTCGAGCGGCAGGACGTGGAGCTGACGTTCACGCCCGATGGCCCGTTGATCGACGGCAGCACGGGGCAGGCGGTGACGGCCAAGCCCCCGGCTGGCTCGGACTCGGTCCGGGACATCGCACTGGGCCGCTACGTCATCACCGCGCGCCTGGCGCCCGCGGGCCAGACGCCCAAGCCGATGCAGCTGCGCCTGCGCAACACCGAGACGCTGCAGGACTCGGTGACGGCGATCTTCAACACCCCGTTCCCGGATGCGGCGATCCACGAGCTGGATCTCGAGCTGAAGGGCCCGTGA
- a CDS encoding Ig-like domain-containing protein produces the protein MRRLPLLFLCATCALMLSTGCGGGDDPVPDSGTPYVPPIPDAGTPDSGVPDSGTVDLFPPSVSSHTPPNNAIAVPPESVITVTFNEPMRADRGTLQISPGNTLIQVRPEFWNTARTTVTFTFAQGLPLKTKLTLNVVDFADAAGNPLPAPFTFTFTVSDGLPPRVAEAAPIEGASQVPLSTAQVSLTFNEPMDTSVGTLTPGGGLTLGTPTWSADKQTLTAPISGLVNNGVYSVRLQGFRNLIGKAFDETTYLGDGKLDFGTGPDVTPPTVAETSPAPGEQNVPADSTSLIYVAFSEPMSPVGTATLVDNGNTPLAATWSSDGFIATFDVLDRLRPGATLRVQFAGFKDRAGNAFNPNVYLTSGAITFATATDRTRPYVVSSNPAEGAQEVYAFELYVKPGSPPTVGQRKVITFQFSEPMNTAFMDGTLYSTGDGTIPPRTLTGQWSTNRRTLTFTLNPPPTGGPPLEQFRQYSLDLSTLRDPSGNLLDTMHPVLQDGRLDFKTLPNDVDLNQACEDVLLKTNLISVTATSTITGATPRTDVLRERYSVTLPASGTQFQGFTKFIPSTHAEYSLFLSTSVLTTMTDATGESAIVRQGNAPDACPNHIRYYVDFAARSYPELRMRFGPSAESQFQLLLLGTL, from the coding sequence ATGCGCCGCTTGCCCCTCCTCTTCCTGTGCGCCACCTGCGCCCTGATGCTCTCCACGGGCTGTGGAGGCGGGGATGATCCCGTCCCCGACTCGGGCACACCCTACGTGCCGCCCATCCCCGACGCGGGCACTCCGGACTCGGGCGTCCCGGACTCGGGGACGGTCGATCTCTTTCCTCCCTCCGTGAGCAGCCACACGCCCCCGAACAACGCCATCGCCGTGCCCCCCGAGAGCGTCATCACCGTGACGTTCAACGAGCCGATGCGGGCCGACCGAGGGACGCTGCAGATCTCCCCGGGCAACACCCTGATCCAGGTGCGCCCGGAGTTCTGGAACACCGCCCGGACCACGGTGACGTTCACCTTCGCTCAGGGCCTGCCGCTGAAGACGAAGCTGACCCTCAACGTGGTCGACTTCGCGGATGCGGCCGGCAATCCCCTGCCCGCCCCCTTCACCTTCACCTTTACGGTGAGCGACGGGCTGCCCCCGCGCGTCGCCGAGGCCGCTCCCATCGAGGGCGCCAGCCAGGTGCCCCTCAGCACCGCCCAGGTCTCCCTCACCTTCAACGAGCCCATGGACACCAGCGTGGGCACGCTCACTCCGGGCGGCGGCCTCACCCTGGGCACGCCCACCTGGAGCGCCGACAAGCAGACCCTCACGGCCCCTATCTCCGGGCTCGTCAACAACGGCGTCTACTCCGTGCGGCTCCAGGGCTTCCGCAACCTCATCGGCAAGGCCTTCGACGAGACCACCTACCTGGGAGACGGCAAGCTGGACTTCGGCACCGGCCCCGACGTCACCCCGCCCACGGTGGCCGAGACCAGCCCGGCGCCCGGTGAGCAGAACGTGCCCGCCGACAGCACCTCACTGATCTACGTCGCCTTCAGCGAGCCCATGAGCCCCGTTGGCACCGCGACCCTGGTGGACAACGGCAACACCCCTCTGGCTGCCACCTGGTCGTCGGATGGGTTCATCGCCACCTTCGACGTGCTGGATCGCCTGCGCCCGGGCGCCACCCTGCGCGTGCAGTTCGCCGGCTTCAAGGATCGGGCAGGCAACGCCTTCAACCCGAACGTCTACCTGACCAGCGGCGCCATCACCTTCGCCACGGCGACCGATCGCACCCGGCCCTACGTGGTGAGCTCCAACCCCGCCGAGGGCGCACAGGAGGTTTACGCCTTCGAGCTCTACGTCAAGCCCGGCAGCCCGCCGACGGTGGGCCAGCGCAAGGTCATCACCTTCCAGTTCAGCGAGCCGATGAACACCGCCTTCATGGATGGCACGCTGTATTCCACCGGGGATGGCACCATCCCGCCTCGCACCCTCACCGGCCAGTGGTCCACCAATCGCCGGACGCTGACCTTCACCCTCAACCCGCCGCCGACGGGCGGGCCTCCGCTGGAGCAGTTCCGCCAGTACAGCCTGGACCTCTCCACGCTCCGGGATCCTTCCGGCAACCTGCTCGACACGATGCACCCGGTGCTGCAGGACGGCCGGCTCGACTTCAAGACCCTGCCCAACGACGTGGACCTCAACCAGGCGTGCGAGGACGTGCTGCTGAAGACGAACCTCATCTCCGTCACCGCCACCAGCACCATCACCGGCGCGACGCCCCGCACGGACGTGCTCCGCGAGCGCTACTCGGTGACGCTGCCCGCCAGCGGCACGCAGTTCCAGGGCTTCACCAAGTTCATCCCCAGCACCCACGCCGAGTACTCGCTGTTCCTCAGCACGAGCGTGTTGACCACGATGACGGACGCGACGGGCGAGTCCGCCATCGTCCGGCAGGGCAACGCTCCGGACGCGTGCCCCAACCACATCCGCTACTACGTGGACTTCGCGGCCCGGAGCTACCCCGAGCTGCGCATGCGCTTCGGCCCCTCGGCGGAGTCCCAGTTCCAGCTCCTGCTCCTCGGGACGCTCTGA
- a CDS encoding SycD/LcrH family type III secretion system chaperone: MAAPDPNSPQEEAKLVAALQKWADGKATLREVRGYSDEELYAIAKTAYFFFYQGRVNEARTLFQGLYAVNPTDAYFAKALGVVELAAGNGQGALAAYDVAIKLAPNDGQAYVGRAEVKLSMGQKTQAMDDLRRAATLAPEDDPVTRKANAMISALSRR; the protein is encoded by the coding sequence ATGGCCGCACCGGATCCCAACAGCCCCCAGGAAGAGGCCAAGCTCGTCGCGGCGCTGCAGAAGTGGGCCGATGGCAAGGCCACCCTGCGCGAGGTGCGCGGCTACTCGGACGAAGAGCTCTACGCCATCGCCAAGACGGCCTACTTCTTCTTCTACCAGGGCCGGGTGAACGAGGCCCGCACGCTCTTCCAGGGGCTCTACGCGGTGAACCCCACGGACGCCTACTTCGCCAAGGCGCTGGGCGTGGTGGAACTGGCCGCCGGAAACGGCCAGGGCGCGCTGGCCGCCTATGACGTGGCCATCAAGCTGGCTCCCAACGACGGCCAGGCCTACGTGGGCCGCGCCGAGGTAAAGCTCAGTATGGGACAGAAGACGCAGGCCATGGACGACCTGCGCCGCGCCGCCACGCTGGCGCCCGAGGATGACCCCGTGACGCGCAAGGCCAACGCGATGATCTCCGCGCTCTCGCGCCGCTGA
- a CDS encoding tetratricopeptide repeat protein produces the protein MANSDDASTAQQAGTTGPEMLERAMDAFQLYEQGNYEDARHIFEELAERDPAEAYYRTALGAICLAEDDLDVALEHFHHALRLNPKDSAALVNRGEVHLRLGNIMEAAQDFARAVDLDPENKDPLTMRARLLAAAAIETIEAAQRSANSEQPKK, from the coding sequence ATGGCGAACTCCGACGACGCCTCTACCGCACAGCAGGCGGGCACCACTGGCCCCGAGATGCTCGAAAGGGCCATGGATGCCTTCCAGCTGTACGAGCAAGGCAACTACGAGGACGCCCGGCACATCTTCGAGGAGCTGGCGGAGCGCGACCCCGCCGAGGCGTATTACCGGACGGCCCTCGGTGCCATCTGCCTCGCGGAAGATGACCTCGATGTGGCCCTGGAGCACTTCCATCACGCGCTGCGGCTCAACCCCAAAGACTCCGCCGCGCTGGTGAACCGAGGAGAGGTCCACCTGCGGCTGGGCAACATCATGGAGGCAGCCCAGGACTTCGCTCGAGCCGTCGATCTGGATCCCGAGAACAAGGATCCTCTCACCATGCGTGCGCGTCTGCTGGCGGCCGCGGCCATCGAGACCATCGAGGCCGCCCAGCGGAGCGCCAACTCCGAACAACCGAAGAAGTAG
- the sctV gene encoding type III secretion system export apparatus subunit SctV — protein sequence MASNPNSFLSKYSDIVLACVVVAIVGMMIVPLPTLLLDVLLTFNISISVVLLLISLYVPTALRLSVFPTLLLITTMYRLALTISTTRLILLTGDPGEVVVAFGKFVVQGNFVVGAIIFIILTVVNFIVISKGSERVAEVAARFTLDAMPGKQMSIDADMRAGSIDMEEGKRKRRDLERESQLFGAMDGAMKFVKGDAIASIIITVINIVGGLIIGVMQKGMEVGAAAQKYALLTIGDGLVGMIPAILISTCAGIIVTRVGGDEEGNHLGKDVGTQLTAYPKAIGIAGGMLFLLSVIPGLPTIPFLALGGAASFGAWKMLKKQKEEAVAEEGGGGMVPTESENGTPSSSEPAPKEPINPESELFVPVVTPIVLEVSDALVPYVDSRQDSGKFLFELIPFMRDGLFVELGVRFPGVRARGNSGLPPGAYQIQINEVPVVTGQATIGHVLVNDTVDRLKLMNIQGFEAINPATRQPAAWVPEQYRDTLEAAGLTTWDVPGYIILHLAAILRRNARDFLGVQEVQTMLDQLEKAFPAIIKEVVPKVVNVLKLTDILQRLVEEEISTRDLRGILQSLSEYGQVEADNVMLTEHVRAALRRYISHKYARGTGTLVVYLLDPQIEEAIRGSIKRTSAGTHLALEPELAQEIVQAVKAECGHLPPSAQRPVILTAMDIRRYVRKLLEYEFNPPFSVLSYQELAPDLNIQPVARISTR from the coding sequence ATGGCATCCAATCCGAACAGCTTCCTCTCCAAGTATTCCGACATCGTCCTGGCCTGCGTGGTGGTGGCGATCGTCGGGATGATGATCGTCCCGCTGCCCACCCTGCTGTTGGACGTGCTGCTGACGTTCAACATCAGCATCTCGGTGGTGCTGCTGCTCATCTCGCTCTACGTGCCAACGGCGCTGCGGCTGTCGGTGTTTCCGACGCTGCTGCTCATCACCACGATGTACCGGTTGGCGCTCACCATCTCCACCACGCGACTCATCCTGCTGACGGGTGACCCGGGCGAGGTGGTCGTCGCCTTCGGTAAGTTCGTGGTTCAGGGCAACTTCGTCGTCGGCGCCATCATCTTCATCATCCTCACGGTGGTGAACTTCATCGTTATCTCCAAGGGCTCGGAGCGCGTCGCCGAAGTGGCCGCGCGCTTCACCCTGGACGCCATGCCCGGCAAGCAGATGTCCATCGACGCCGACATGCGCGCCGGCTCCATCGACATGGAGGAAGGCAAGCGCAAGCGCCGCGACCTGGAGCGTGAGAGCCAGCTGTTCGGCGCCATGGACGGCGCCATGAAGTTCGTCAAGGGCGACGCCATCGCCTCCATCATCATCACCGTCATCAACATCGTCGGTGGCCTCATCATCGGCGTGATGCAGAAGGGCATGGAGGTGGGCGCCGCCGCGCAGAAGTACGCGCTGCTCACCATCGGTGACGGTCTGGTCGGTATGATCCCCGCCATCCTCATCTCCACCTGCGCCGGTATCATCGTGACGCGCGTGGGAGGCGATGAGGAGGGCAACCACCTGGGCAAGGACGTCGGCACGCAGCTGACCGCCTACCCGAAGGCCATCGGCATCGCCGGCGGCATGCTCTTCCTGCTGTCGGTCATCCCCGGCCTGCCGACCATTCCCTTCCTGGCGCTGGGCGGCGCGGCGAGCTTCGGCGCCTGGAAGATGCTCAAGAAGCAGAAGGAGGAGGCCGTCGCGGAGGAGGGCGGTGGCGGCATGGTGCCGACCGAGTCGGAGAACGGCACTCCGTCCTCCAGCGAGCCGGCGCCCAAGGAGCCCATCAACCCCGAGTCCGAGCTGTTCGTCCCCGTCGTTACCCCCATCGTTCTGGAGGTGAGCGACGCGCTGGTGCCCTATGTGGACTCGCGGCAGGACAGCGGCAAGTTCCTCTTCGAGCTCATCCCGTTCATGCGCGACGGCCTCTTCGTGGAGCTGGGCGTACGCTTCCCGGGCGTGCGCGCGCGTGGCAACTCGGGCCTGCCGCCGGGCGCCTACCAGATCCAGATCAACGAGGTGCCCGTCGTCACCGGTCAGGCCACCATCGGCCACGTGCTGGTGAACGACACGGTGGACCGGTTGAAGCTGATGAACATCCAGGGCTTCGAGGCCATCAACCCGGCCACGCGCCAGCCGGCTGCCTGGGTGCCCGAGCAGTACCGGGACACGCTCGAGGCCGCGGGGCTCACCACCTGGGACGTGCCCGGCTACATCATCCTCCACCTGGCGGCCATCCTCCGCCGCAACGCGCGTGACTTCCTGGGCGTCCAGGAGGTCCAGACGATGCTGGACCAGTTGGAGAAGGCCTTCCCCGCCATCATCAAGGAGGTGGTGCCGAAGGTCGTCAACGTGCTGAAGCTCACGGACATCCTCCAGCGCCTCGTGGAGGAGGAGATCTCCACCCGAGACCTGCGCGGCATCCTCCAGTCGCTGTCCGAGTACGGGCAGGTGGAGGCCGACAACGTGATGCTCACCGAGCACGTGCGCGCGGCCCTGCGGCGCTACATCTCCCACAAGTACGCGCGCGGTACCGGCACCCTGGTCGTCTACCTGCTGGATCCGCAGATCGAGGAGGCCATCCGCGGCTCGATCAAGCGCACCTCGGCGGGCACGCACCTGGCTCTGGAGCCGGAGCTGGCCCAGGAGATCGTCCAGGCCGTGAAGGCCGAGTGCGGCCACCTGCCGCCCAGCGCCCAGCGCCCCGTCATCCTCACGGCGATGGACATCCGGCGCTACGTGCGCAAGCTGCTGGAGTACGAGTTCAACCCGCCGTTCTCCGTGCTCAGCTACCAGGAGCTCGCGCCGGACCTCAACATCCAGCCCGTGGCGCGTATCTCCACCCGGTAG
- a CDS encoding tetratricopeptide repeat protein, translated as MKIHHFEKRAPRPKSRRERDEEELASARPTVPELALRPPRKGGAAADPAPPLPAPKAEPPAAAQAAEPPPPVKPEPPPAKVEAPPAPKEAPEAPARASRKSRRSQASRAPPPSEVEPAPGSVAERLATARRLFTEGKLDEARTVLERLVTLGVATAPVHTQLGAIYLAQGATERALERFEEAISKDPQELSSLLYRGEARLARGDLLLAQQDLQRVLEEGTAGSPLVQRAQQLLQVAEEQRDRKRR; from the coding sequence GTGAAGATCCACCACTTCGAGAAGCGTGCCCCGCGGCCCAAGTCGCGCCGGGAACGTGATGAGGAGGAGCTTGCCAGCGCTCGCCCCACGGTGCCCGAGCTCGCCCTCCGGCCCCCACGCAAGGGAGGCGCCGCCGCCGACCCCGCGCCGCCTCTGCCCGCGCCCAAGGCCGAGCCGCCTGCCGCCGCCCAGGCCGCCGAGCCCCCTCCACCCGTGAAGCCCGAGCCGCCCCCCGCCAAGGTGGAGGCGCCTCCCGCTCCGAAGGAAGCGCCCGAGGCCCCTGCTCGCGCCTCTCGTAAGTCTCGTCGCTCCCAGGCGTCCCGGGCACCGCCCCCCTCGGAGGTGGAGCCCGCTCCGGGCTCCGTCGCCGAGCGGCTGGCCACCGCGCGCCGCCTCTTTACCGAGGGCAAGCTGGACGAGGCGCGCACCGTACTGGAGCGGCTCGTCACCCTGGGGGTGGCCACCGCCCCGGTCCACACCCAGCTGGGCGCCATCTACCTTGCACAGGGAGCCACCGAGCGAGCGCTGGAGCGCTTCGAGGAGGCGATCTCCAAGGATCCCCAGGAGCTCAGCTCCCTGCTGTACCGGGGCGAGGCCCGCCTGGCCCGGGGCGATCTGCTCCTGGCCCAGCAGGATCTGCAGCGCGTGCTCGAGGAGGGCACGGCTGGCAGCCCGCTGGTCCAGCGAGCACAGCAGCTTCTCCAGGTGGCGGAAGAGCAACGGGACCGGAAGCGGCGCTAA